In Syngnathus acus chromosome 5, fSynAcu1.2, whole genome shotgun sequence, a genomic segment contains:
- the LOC119123036 gene encoding twist-related protein 2-like, translated as MREEVSCTNSPEGGLGASEEELERGSKKSQQSGHRKRSPHPKKDNLAQTEDSVAGSPTGLLPSGPKRVKKSPSTVVSLAPASLGPRPDQPFEDLHSQRVIANVRERQRTQSLNDAFASLRKIIPTLPSDKLSKIQILKLASRYIDFLYQVLQSDEMDAKLASCNYLAHERLSYAFSVWRMEGAWAMSASH; from the coding sequence ATGAGAGAAGAGGTGTCCTGCACTAACTCCCCCGAAGGAGGTCTAGGGGCCAGCGAAGAAGAACTGGAAAGAGGCTCCAAGAAGAGCCAGCAGTCGGGTCACCGAAAACGATCCCCTCATCCCAAGAAAGACAATCTGGCTCAGACGGAGGACAGCGTCGCCGGCAGTCCCACCGGCCTCCTGCCGTCCGGGCCCAAGAGGGTGAAGAAGAGTCCCTCGACCGTGGTGAGCCTGGCCCCTGCCTCGCTAGGCCCGCGGCCCGACCAGCCCTTCGAGGACCTCCACTCCCAGCGGGTGATCGCCAACGTGCGGGAGCGCCAGCGCACCCAGTCCCTCAACGACGCCTTCGCCTCGCTACGCAAGATCATTCCGACGCTCCCTTCGGACAAGCTGAGCAAGATCCAAATCCTGAAACTGGCGTCGCGCTACATCGACTTCTTGTACCAGGTGCTGCAGAGCGACGAGATGGACGCTAAACTGGCCAGCTGCAACTACCTGGCCCACGAGAGGCTGAGCTACGCATTCTCCGTCTGGAGGATGGAGGGCGCCTGGGCCATGTCCGCCAGCCACTAG